A single genomic interval of Prunus dulcis chromosome 5, ALMONDv2, whole genome shotgun sequence harbors:
- the LOC117628121 gene encoding uncharacterized protein LOC117628121 isoform X2 has translation MASTTVIKVRYFGTSKVKLGDKLRYFEARVDKNGELDLNMAGLREKICGLFHLPPGADITLTYIDEDRDVVTLVDDDDLRDAMRQHLKSFRIDVLMNDDKDVGKYSSSKRSKSQGKDAANVTSDMEMVVQPYPDYFDDLDLLADSGETNKATSTSSDSPPNHNEDMSRSNAPPHYNHPFIPTVACLESEAVVGGMMCHTGFRCSICGCNPILGSRFKSIV, from the exons ATGGCGTCCACCACAGTTATCAAGGTGCGATATTTTGGAACTTCCAAG GTTAAACTTGGGGACAAACTGAGGTATTTCGAAGCTCGTGTTGATAAGAATGGTGAACTTGATCTTAACATGGCTGGATTGAGGGAAAAAATTTGCGGTCTTTTTCACCTCCCACCTGGTGCTGACATTACTCTAACATATATCGATGAAGACAGGGATGTAGTAACTCTTGTGGACGATGATGATCTGCGAGATGCGATGAGGCAGCATCTTAAGTCCTTTAGAATTGATGTACTGATGAATGATGACAAAGATGTTGGTAAATATTCAAGCTCCAAAAGAAGTAAAAGTCAAGGGAAGGATGCTGCTAATGTGACAAGTGATATGGAGATGGTGGTTCAACCTTACCCTGATTATTTTGATGATCTTGATCTCCTTGCTGATTCTGGGGAGACCAACAAGGCTACTAGCACAAGTTCTGATTCTCCTCCAAATCATAATGAAGATATGAGCAGAAGCAATGCTCCTCCACATTATAATCACCCTTTTATTCCAACTGTGGCATGTCTTGAATCTGAAGCCGTAGTGGGTGGTATGATGTGCCACACGGGTTTTCGCTGCAGCATCTGTGGTTGCAATCCAATACTTGGATCCCGGTTCAAGTCGATAGTGTAA
- the LOC117628121 gene encoding protein JOKA2-like isoform X1 — translation MASTTVIKVRYFGTSKVKLGDKLRYFEARVDKNGELDLNMAGLREKICGLFHLPPGADITLTYIDEDRDVVTLVDDDDLRDAMRQHLKSFRIDVLMNDDKDVGKYSSSKRSKSQGKDAANVTSDMEMVVQPYPDYFDDLDLLADSGETNKATSTSSDSPPNHNEDMSRSNAPPHYNHPFIPTVACLESEAVVGGMMCHTGFRCSICGCNPILGSRFKSIVIEDYSLCRICVTSRGNVTDYIRIDLPVSPKGDV, via the exons ATGGCGTCCACCACAGTTATCAAGGTGCGATATTTTGGAACTTCCAAG GTTAAACTTGGGGACAAACTGAGGTATTTCGAAGCTCGTGTTGATAAGAATGGTGAACTTGATCTTAACATGGCTGGATTGAGGGAAAAAATTTGCGGTCTTTTTCACCTCCCACCTGGTGCTGACATTACTCTAACATATATCGATGAAGACAGGGATGTAGTAACTCTTGTGGACGATGATGATCTGCGAGATGCGATGAGGCAGCATCTTAAGTCCTTTAGAATTGATGTACTGATGAATGATGACAAAGATGTTGGTAAATATTCAAGCTCCAAAAGAAGTAAAAGTCAAGGGAAGGATGCTGCTAATGTGACAAGTGATATGGAGATGGTGGTTCAACCTTACCCTGATTATTTTGATGATCTTGATCTCCTTGCTGATTCTGGGGAGACCAACAAGGCTACTAGCACAAGTTCTGATTCTCCTCCAAATCATAATGAAGATATGAGCAGAAGCAATGCTCCTCCACATTATAATCACCCTTTTATTCCAACTGTGGCATGTCTTGAATCTGAAGCCGTAGTGGGTGGTATGATGTGCCACACGGGTTTTCGCTGCAGCATCTGTGGTTGCAATCCAATACTTGGATCCCGGTTCAAGTCGATAGT GATTGAAGATTATAGCCTCTGTCGAATCTGTGTTACGAGTCGGGGTAATGTGACTGATTACATTAGGATTGACCTCCCTGTGTCTCCAAAAGGAGATGTTTGA
- the LOC117628120 gene encoding C2 and GRAM domain-containing protein At5g50170: protein MSLYVYVMEAQDLRVKESYVKLQVRRHKSKTRILRNTTNPVWNEEFVFKVHDMNEEELLVSVFHHDDESGLFNGDDLVGRVRIPVCSVAAETNCTLPPAWYSLESPKTGKFINEDCGRILLTLSLHEKGHDHLLCAQSNISIEEPKELDSPFMSSHGVFGSKSPRAKIPGGKQLMKAIIRRVDKLLHKNDEALKTDDSSEFSSSVSDYEDCVEEHHTICSFEESLELMQSRVSEQQMPENLQGGILIDQAYFVSQHDLNASLFTPNSQFRRDLAELQRTTDVHEGPWTWTSGEIPCLTRFVTYTRAASKLVKAVKATEEQTYMTADGKEFAVLASVSTPDVPYGNSFKVELLYKIMPGPELPSGEESSRLVVSWGVNFLQNTFMRGMIEGGVKQGLKESFDQFSSLLAQNFKTLDSTDLSDKDRILASTQAGHQSDWELARKYFWNLTLVTTTFMVLYVLVHILLCEPSKLQGLEFNGLDLPDSVGELITCGILVLQLERVYNMVLYFVQARLQKGGDNGVKAQGDGWVLTVALIEGNYLASLDSSGFSDPYVVFTCNGKTRTSSVKLQTSDPQWNEILEFDAMEEPPSVLDVEVFDFDGPFDQAMSLGHAEINFLKHSATELADMWVSLEGKLAQSSQSKLHLRIFLDNNKGVETIREYMTKMEKEVGKKLNLRSPHRNSTFQKLFGLPPEEFLISDFTCSLKRKMPLQGRLYLSARIVGFYANLFGHKTKFFFLWEDIEDIQELPPSLSSVGSPLLVIVLKKDRGLDARHGAKCQDEEGRLRFHFQSFVSFNSVIRTIMGLWRTRTLSPDQKAQISEEHNDQDDRSTMLEDTESILNLEDAKMSKVYTAELPINTKSLMEMFEGGTLEHKIMEKSGCLNYATTAWEPTKKLDVFERHLSYRFNRQVSIFGGEVTCRQQKTPIEDGEGWVVDEVMALHGVPFEDHFRVQFRYQIENSTLAHNACKCNVHVRVTWLKSTKFQDRITHNIIEKFAHRLKEIFEFVERESLGTKTRGHFPLTHT from the exons ATGAGCCTTTACGTGTATGTAATGGAAGCTCAAGACTTGCGTGTGAAGGAGTCTTATGTGAAGCTTCAGGTTCGGAGGCACAAGTCCAAGACCAGGATTTTGAGAAATACCACCAACCCAGTTTGGAATGAAGAGTTTGTTTTCAAGGTTCATGACATGAATGAGGAGGAGCTTCTTGTGTCTGTGTTTCACCATGACGACGAGTCTGGCTTGTTCAATGGCGATGACTTAGTGGGTCGGGTTCGGATTCCGGTCTGCTCTGTTGCTGCTGAGACTAATTGCACCCTGCCGCCAGCTTGGTATTCTCTTGAAAGTCCCAAGACTGGGAAATTTATCAATGAAGATTGTG GGAGAATTCTTCTTACTCTTTCTCTGCATGAAAAAGGCCATGATCACCTCCTTTGCGCACAGTCAAATATAAGCATTGAGGAACCTAAAGAGTTGGACAGTCCATTTATGTCATCTCATGGTGTATTTGGTTCCAAATCTCCACGTGCGAAGATACCAGGAGGGAAACAGTTAATGAAGGCTATTATAAGACGTGTGGACAAGCTTTTGCATAAAAACGATGAAGCTTTAAAAACAGATGATTCTTCAGAGTTTTCTAGTTCAGTATCTGACTATGAAGATTGTGTGGAGGAACATCATACTATTTGTAGCTTTGAAGAGTCTCTTGAGCTGATGCAGTCGAGAGTAAGCGAACAACAAATGCCAGAGAATCTGCAGGGGGGAATTCTTATTGATCAGGCATACTTTGTCTCACAACATGATCTTAATGCATCTCTTTTCACCCCAAATTCACAGTTCAGGAGAGATCTGGCAGAACTTCAGAGGACAACAGATGTACATGAGGGGCCTTGGACATGGACATCCGGAGAGATCCCATGTTTGACACGATTTGTTACCTACACAAGAGCTGCCTCAAAGTTAGTTAAGGCTGTCAAAGCCACAGAGGAGCAAACGTACATGACAGCCGATGGAAAGGAATTTGCTGTATTGGCCAGTGTGAGTACACCTGATGTTCCATATGGAAATTCATTCAAGGTTGAGTTGCTTTACAAGATAATGCCTGGACCAGAGCTACCTTCAGGAGAAGAATCCTCCCGTCTTGTGGTATCCTGGGGCGTTAACTTTCTCCAGAACACATTCATGAGAGGCATGATTGAAGGAGGAGTTAAGCAGGGACTTAAGGAGAGTTTTGATCAGTTTTCCAGCTTGCTGGCTCAGAATTTTAAAACGCTGGATTCCACAGACTTGTCTGACAAGGATCGTATCTTGGCAAGTACGCAGGCAGGACATCAATCAGATTGGGAGTTGGCGAGAAAATACTTCTGGAATCTCACTCTAGTTACCACTACTTTTATGGTTCTGTATGTCCTGGTTCATATTCTACTTTGTGAGCCCAGTAAACTCCAAGGATTGGAATTTAATGGACTTGATTTGCCAGACAGTGTTGGAGAGCTCATCACATGTGGAATTCTAGTCCTTCAATTGGAGCGCGTCTATAACATGGTTTTATACTTTGTACAAGCTAGGTTGCAGAAAG GAGGTGATAATGGAGTCAAAGCCCAAGGAGATGGATGGGTTCTTACTGTTGCTTTGATTGAAGGGAACTACTTAGCATCCTTGGATTCATCAGGGTTCTCTGATCCTTATGTGGTTTTCACCTGCAATGGTAAAACAAGAACAAGCTCTGTCAAGCTTCAAACTAGTGATCCTCAATGGAATG AGATTCTCGAGTTTGATGCTATGGAAGAACCTCCATCAGTTTTGGACGTTGAagtttttgattttgatggtcCTTTTGACCAAGCTATGTCACTTGGGCATGCTGAGATCAATTTTCTTAAACACTCAGCTACGGAACTTGCAGACATGTGGGTCTCCCTTGAGGGAAAGCTCGCTCAGTCTTCTCAGTCAAAGTTGCACTTGAGAATATTTTTGGACAATAACAAAGGAGTTGAAACAATCAGGGAGTATATGACCAAAATGGAGAAGGAAGTTGGAAAGAAG TTGAATCTACGATCGCCTCATAGAAATTCAACATTTCAGAAATTGTTTGGTTTGCCACCAGAAGAATTTCTTATCAGTGATTTTACATGTTCCCTGAAGAGGAAGATGCCTTTACAG GGCCGACTCTATCTTTCTGCGAGGATAGTTGGGTTTTACGCAAACTTGTTCggacacaaaacaaaatttttctttctttgggaGGATATTGAAGATATCCAAGAGCTTCCCCCATCCTTATCATCTGTAGGTAGCCCTTTGCTGGTCATTGTTCTGAAAAAGGATCGAGGTCTTGATGCAAGGCATGGTGCGAAGTGTCAAGATGAAGAAGGCAGGCTtagatttcattttcaatcatTTGTGTCATTCAATTCAGTCATCAG GACAATAATGGGTTTGTGGAGAACAAGAACACTGAGTCCTGATCAGAAAGCACAAATTTCTGAAGAACATAATGATCAAGATGACAGGTCCACAATGCTTGAAGACACTGAATCCATACTTAATCTCGAGGATGCAAAGATGTCCAAAGTTTATACTGCAGAACTACCTATTAAC ACAAAATCTCTGATGGAAATGTTCGAAGGAGGAACTTTGGAGCACAAAATAATGGAGAAATCTGGTTGTCTTAACTATGCAACTACTGCATGGGAACCTACAAAAAAGCTGGATGTGTTTGAGCGTCATCTGTCATACAGATTCAACCGCCAAGTTTCGATCTTTGGAGGAGAGGTCACATGCAGACAACAAAAAACTCCCATTGAAGATGGTGAAGGATGGGTTGTGGACGAAGTTATGGCCCTGCACGGTGTTCCATTTGAGGATCACTTTCGT GTTCAGTTTAGGTACCAGATTGAGAATTCTACCCTGGCTCATAATGCATGTAAATGCAATGTTCATGTCCGGGTCACCTGGCTTAAAAGCACAAAATTTCAGGACAGGATCACACACAACATTATAGAGAAGTTTGCCCATCGACTGAAGGAAATATTCGAATTTGTAGAGAGGGAGAGTCTTGGCACCAAGACAAGAGGACACTTCCCTTTGACACATACTTAA
- the LOC117628828 gene encoding pentatricopeptide repeat-containing protein At1g08070, chloroplastic-like, translating to MALTAFPISPAKPLTAITTIPQFPHNPKTLILQQCKTTRDLNQVHAHLIKTRLLLNPTITENLLESAAILLPNAMDYALSIFHNLDEPDTLVYNIMIRSLTYKLSPLEAFLLFKKMQESSAEPDEFTLSSILKACSKLRALREGEQIHAHIVKCGFKSNGFVENTLIHMYATCGELEVARRVFDGLPERARMAWNSMLAGYMKNKCWDEVVKLFHEMLKLGVGFDEVTLISVLTACGRLANLELGEWIGDYIEANRLKGNIALVTSLVDMYAKCGQVETARRFFDRMDRRDVVAWSAMISGYSQANRCREALDLFHDMQKANVDPNEVTMVSVLYSCAVLGALKTGKWVEFYIKKKKLKLTVNLGTALIDFYAKCGCIDSSVEVFNRMPSTNVFSWTALIQGLASNGQGKGALEYFQLMQEKNIKPNNVTFIAVLSACSHAGLVNEGRNLFTSMIKDFGIEPRIEHYGSMVDILGRAGLIEEAYQFIKNMPIQPNAVVWRTLLASCRAHKNVEIGEESLKHIISLETPHSGDYILLSNIYASVDRREDAMRVRDQMREKGIEKAPGCSLIELDGVIYEFFAEDKACPHLEEVYNATHDMMKRIKEAGYVPYTADARLDAEEDEKEASVSHHSEKLAIAFGLIRTLPGTTLRISKNLRVCTDCHNATKMISKVFNRQIVVRDWKCFHHFKEGSCSCNDYW from the coding sequence ATGGCATTGACAGCCTTTCCTATCTCTCCCGCCAAACCCTTAACTGCCATAACGACCATTCCCCAATTCCCACACAATcctaaaaccctaattctCCAACAATGCAAAACCACCAGAGACCTCAACCAAGTGCATGCCCACCTGATCAAAACCCGCCTCCTCCTCAACCCCACCATCACCGAAAACTTACTGGAATCTGCCGCCATACTTCTCCCCAATGCCATGGACTATGCTCTATCCATTTTTcacaacctcgacgaaccCGATACTTTGGTTTATAACATTATGATAAGGAGCCTCACATACAAGCTGTCCCCTCTTGAagcctttcttttgtttaagaAAATGCAGGAAAGCTCGGCTGAACCCGATGAATTCACTCTTTCTAGTATATTGAAGGCTTGTTCTAAACTAAGAGCATTGAGAGAAGGAGAACAGATTCATGCCCACATTGTGAAATGTGGGTTCAAGTCAAATGGGTTCGTTGAGAACACTTTGATTCATATGTATGCAACTTGTGGGGAACTTGAGGTTGCCCGCCGTGTGTTTGATGGATTGCCAGAAAGGGCTCGTATGGCGTGGAATTCGATGTTAGCGGGTTACATGAAGAACAAGTGTTGGGACGAGGTGGTGAAGCTATTCCATGAAATGTTGAAACTGGGTGTCGGGTTTGACGAGGTTACATTGATTAGTGTTTTGACAGCATGTGGAAGACTGGCCAATTTGGAACTGGGAGAGTGGATTGGTGACTATATAGAGGCAAATAGACTCAAGGGTAACATTGCTTTAGTCACTTCTCTGGTTGATATGTATGCTAAATGCGGTCAGGTAGAGACTGCAAGACGATTCTTTGATCGAATGGATCGAAGAGATGTTGTTGCTTGGAGTGCAATGATTTCTGGTTATAGCCAAGCAAATAGATGCAGGGAGGCGCTTGATCTGTTTCATGACATGCAAAAGGCAAATGTGGATCCCAATGAGGTTACCATGGTTAGTGTTCTTTATTCGTGCGCTGTCCTTGGAGCTTTGAAAACTGGTAAATGGGTTGAGTTTtatataaagaagaagaaactgaaGCTCACTGTCAATCTTGGAACTGCACTAATTGATTTCTATGCAAAATGTGGGTGTATAGATAGTTCAGTTGAAGTATTTAATAGGATGCCTTCAACAAACGTCTTCTCCTGGACAGCACTAATTCAAGGTCTTGCTAGTAATGGACAGGGAAAAGGGGCTCTTGAATACTTTCAATTGATGCAGGAGAAGaatataaaaccaaataaTGTGACTTTCATTGCAGTTCTTTCTGCTTGTAGTCATGCAGGTCTGGTTAATGAGGGTCGAAACCTTTTTACCAGCATGATTAAAGATTTCGGAATTGAACCTAGGATTGAGCACTATGGTTCTATGGTTGATATATTGGGTCGAGCTGGGTTGATAGAAGAGGCATATCAATTCATCAAGAACATGCCTATCCAACCCAATGCAGTTGTTTGGAGGACATTATTGGCTTCATGCAGAGCACataaaaatgttgaaattGGTGAAGAATCATTAAAACACATAATCAGTTTGGAGACCCCTCATAGTGGAGACTACATTCTGCTATCAAATATTTATGCATCAGTAGATAGGCGCGAGGATGCTATGAGGGTGAGAGATCAAATGAGAGAAAAGGGAATAGAGAAGGCTCCGGGATGTAGCCTGATTGAGTTGGATGGAGTGATTTATGAGTTCTTTGCTGAGGACAAAGCATGTCCACACTTGGAGGAGGTTTACAATGCAACTCATGACATGATGAAACGGATTAAGGAAGCTGGTTATGTGCCCTACACAGCAGATGCAAGGCTAGAtgcagaagaagatgagaaggAAGCTTCAGTATCCCACCACAGTGAGAAGTTGGCCATTGCCTTTGGTCTTATCAGAACACTTCCTGGAACTACACTTAGAATATCTAAAAATCTTAGAGTTTGTACGGACTGCCACAATGCAACAAAGATGATATCAAAGGTATTTAACAGACAAATTGTTGTTAGGGATTGGAAATGCTTCCATCATTTCAAAGAAGGGTCATGTTCCTGCAATGACTATTGGTGA
- the LOC117628189 gene encoding transcription termination factor 4, mitochondrial, translating to MLQFPGFMKQYPWSTRTIPSSFLLPTQWPQPHSEELLLAMEESDFEEKCNEIRKSSSSLIVIGKTTVDNDKDDYEHDPDDDDIDNAEDSEGEEFEQETG from the exons atgtTACAGTTCCCGGGGTTCATGAAACAGTACCCATGGTCAACAAGGACCATTCCGTCGTCGTTTTTGCTGCCAACCCAATGGCCCCAACCCCACAGCGAAGAGCTCCTCCTCGCCATGGAAGAGTCCGATTTCGAAGAGAAG TGTAATGAAATCAGAAAGAGCAGTAGCAGCCTGATTGTGATTGGGAAAACCACCGTCGACAATGATAAAGACGACTACGAGCATGATCCAGATGACGATGACATCGACAATGCAGAGGACTCAGAGGGCGAAGAGTTTGAGCAGGAAACTGGTTGA
- the LOC117628827 gene encoding protein JOKA2: protein MASTMVIKVKYGDTLRRFNARVDENDQLDLDMGGLRVKIFSLFNFHPDADIAMTYIDEDGDIVTLVDDDDLRDAMRQQLKFLRIDVHMNNDKAGKSYAKSSGSSTPLRSPKGTSPILNFKTGAAQVLKSLPEPLREFVSKLHLELASQAESPSPVLADLVDRFSNMGISYLIPDSQVPVGGDSATQSGFSKIPMAPSAAANLNDVKDDGKSGPILKSAFEESSSNKSQAMGAVNVSKDVGLSVPPCHATVDLNSLPTDFNPSGPAPVNCAPVGSSLHTSDDRKETKEFNSLFYLPQKNFEKSLGCGASTSSAIPESVINDMSSNHFNECPFTGTAIANQSANPAVCRRIPFKRNHSEAMGGMFHTGVRCDGCGCHPIIGPRFKSVVKEDYDLCRICYSSMGNSSDYIRIDHPVSYRHPRPFKGLYEQPPWVGPPVLPKILRGCTMKSGRPKLDSRFVLDVNVMDGTLIAPSTPFTKIWRMRNTGGLIWPQGTQLMWIGGDRFSKSDSVEIEIPSHGVSADYELDVAVDFTAPESPGRYISYWRMASPSGQKFGQRVWVLIQVDASLKDSFFGSFQGLNLNLPPEICGSKEPEKIDVNLKPASGNDFIEPSGSSSVKEPVKLMPHQQPENDQELHFPINDNLLVGHSGSAPTEPQNSTVSYPTVDIFESAPPSPKSAPVVNAPTSSKGTSSNTGMEDTLLKELEEMGFKQVNLNKEILRRNEYNLEQSVDDLCDVADWDPILEELQEMGFCDAEMNKKLLVKNNGSIKRVVMDLINGEKL from the exons ATGGCGTCAACCATGGTTATCAAG GTTAAGTATGGGGATACACTGAGGCGTTTCAATGCTCGTGTCGATGAGAACGACCAACTGGATCTTGACATGGGTGGACTGCGAGTGAAAATCTTCAGTCTTTTCAATTTCCATCCTGATGCTGACATCGCTATGACGTACATTGATGAAGATGGAGATATAGTAACTcttgttgatgatgatgatctgCGTGATGCAATGAGGCAGCAGTTGAAGTTCTTGAGAATTGATGTACATATGAACAATGACAAAGCTGGCAAGTCATATGCCAAATCAAGTGGAAGTTCTACTCCATTAAGGTCTCCCAAAGGCACATCTCCAATCCTAAATTTCAAAACTGGCGCTGCTCAAGTTTTGAAGTCCTTGCCAGAGCCGCTTCGTGAATTTGTTTCTAAGTTGCACCTTGAGTTGGCTTCACAGGCCGAATCCCCTAGTCCAGTACTTGCAGACCTTGTTGACCGCTTTTCAAACATGGGGATATCCTACTTGATTCCAGATTCCCAAGTTCCGGTCGGTGGAGATTCAGCCACACAGAGTGGTTTCTCGAAGATCCCTATGGCTCCTTCAGCTGCCGCTAATTTAAATGATGTGAAGGATGATGGCAAGTCAGGACCCATCCTGAAGTCAGCATTTGAGGAATCAAGCTCCAATAAAAGTCAGGCAATGGGCGCTGTGAATGTGAGTAAGGATGTGGGGTTGTCAGTTCCACCTTGCCATGCTACTGTTGATCTCAATTCCCTTCCTACCGATTTTAATCCATCTGGACCTGCACCAGTGAATTGTGCACCAGTGGGATCAAGTCTTCACACTAGTGATGACAGGAAGGAGACTAAGGAGTTTAACAGTCTTTTTTACCTTCCACagaaaaattttgagaagtcTCTTGGTTGTGGTGCGTCTACAAGTTCCGCTATCCCAGAAAGTGTGATTAATGATATGAGCAGTAATCATTTCAACGAATGTCCATTTACGGGGACTGCAATTGCAAACCAGTCAGCCAATCCTGCTGTATGTCGACGAATTCCTTTTAAAAGGAATCACTCTGAAGCAATGGGTGGCATGTTCCACACAGGAGTTCGCTGTGATGGATGTGGTTGTCATCCAATAATTGGTCCTCGGTTCAAGTCCGTAGT GAAAGAAGATTATGACCTCTGCCGTATCTGTTATTCAAGTATGGGTAATTCGAGTGATTACATTAGAATTGACCACCCTGTGTCGTATCGGCATCCACGGCCCTTCAAGGGGTTGTATGAGCAA CCTCCATGGGTTGGTCCTCCAGTATTGCCAAAAATCTTGAGAGGTTGTACTATGAAATCAGGCCGTCCTAAGCTTGACAGCCGCTTCGTATTGGATGTCAACGTGATGGATGGTACCTTAATAGCCCCATCTACTCCATTTACCAAAATATGGCGGATGCGCAACACTGGTGGTTTGATCTGGCCTCAAGGAACACAACTCATGTGGATTGGGGGAGACAGATTTAGCAAATCAGATTCAGTTGAGATAGAG ATTCCTTCTCATGGTGTGTCTGCTGACTATGAACTTGACGTTGCTGTTGATTTTACTGCACCTGAGTCACCTGGTAGATACATCTCGTATTGGAGGATGGCATCTCCATCTGGACAAAAGTTTGGGCAACGTGTTTGGGTTCTTATCCAG GTTGATGCTTCCTTGAAGGATTCATTCTTTGGGAGCTTTCAAGGTTTGAACCTGAATCTTCCTCCTGAGATTTGTGGTTCTAAAGAACCTGAAAAAATAGATGTCAACCTTAAACCAGCTTCTGGAAATGACTTTATTGAGCCCTCTGGCTCCAGCTCAGTTAAGGAGCCAGTGAAGCTCATGCCTCATCAACAGCCTGAAAATGACCAGGAGCtccacttccctataaatgaTAACTTGCTGGTTGGCCACAGCGGTTCAGCACCTACTGAGCCGCAGAATTCAACTGTGTCGTATCCGACTGTTGATATCTTTGAATCAGCACCACCCTCCCCCAAATCGGCACCTGTCGTCAATGCACCAACATCATCTAAAGGGACCAGTTCAAATACTGGCATGGAAGACACCCTCCTAAAGGAGCTTGAGGAGATGGGGTTTAAGCAGGTCAATTTGAACAAGGAGATTCTGCGTAGGAATGAGTACAACCTGGAGCAGTCTGTGGATGACCTCTGTGACGTTGCTGACTGGGATCCTATCCTTGAAGAGCTGCAGGAAATG GGCTTTTGTGATGCGGAAATGAACAAGAAGCTGCTTGTGAAGAACAATGGGAGCATAAAGCGTGTGGTTATGGATCTCATCAATGGGGAGAAGCTTTAG
- the LOC117628829 gene encoding serine/threonine-protein kinase STY13-like, with the protein MESGSRFYSADADEFRLDAKWLIDPKHLFVGPRIGEGAHAKVYEGKYKNQTVAIKVVHRGETPEEIAKREGRFAREVAMLSRVQHKNLVKFIGACKEPVMVIVTELLLGGTLRKYCLNMRPRCLDIRVAVGFALDIARSMECLHSHGIIHRDLKPENLLLTADHKTVKLADFGLAREESLTEMMTAETGTYRWMAPELYSTVTLRQGEGKHYNHKVDAYSFAIVLWELLHNKLPFEGMSNLQAAYAAAFKNVRPSADENLPEELNIILTSCWQEDPNARPNFSQIIQMLLDYLYTISPPEPAIPSRIFTENTVLPPESPGTSSLMAARDGSGETPKGEMEDKPKGFFFCFNQCY; encoded by the exons ATGGAATCTGGGAGTAGGTTTTACTCAGCTGATGCTGATGAGTTCAGATTGGATGCAAAATGGCTGATTGATCCTAAGCATCTGTTCGTTGGGCCAAGAATTGGAGAGGGAGCTCATGCCAAAGTGTATGAGGGCAA ATACAAAAACCAGACTGTTGCAATTAAAGTTGTTCATAGAGGAGAAACTCCGGAGGAGATCGCCAAGAGAGAAGGACGGTTTGCCAGAGAGGTTGCAATGTTGTCTAGAGTTCAACATAAAAATTTAGTGAAG TTTATTGGTGCCTGCAAGGAGCCAGTAATGGTGATCGTTACTGAGCTTTTACTGGGAGGTACATTGCGTAAATATTGTCTGAACATGCGGCCAAGGTGCTTGGACATACGGGTTGCTGTTGGTTTTGCACTCGATATTGCTCGTTCAATGGAGTGCTTGCACTCTCATGGGATCATACACCGTGATTTGAAGCCTG AGAACCTACTCTTGACTGCAGACCACAAAACAGTTAAATTAGCAGATTTTGGGTTAGCAAGAGAAGAGTCATTAACAGAGATGATGACTGCAGAAACTGGGACATACCGTTGGATGGCTCCAGAG CTGTACAGTACTGTTACATTAAGGCAGGGAGAGGGAAAGCATTACAACCATAAAGTGGATGCCTATAGCTTTGCAATCGTTTTGTGGGAACTCTTACACAACAAGTTGCCTTTTGAAGGCATGTCAAATCTCCAGGCAGCATATGCAGCTGCATTTAAA AATGTGAGGCCTAGTGCTGATGAGAACCTCCCGGAGGAATTGAATATCATCCTAACTTCCTGCTGGCAGGAGGACCCAAATGCTCGACCTAATTTCAGccaaataattcaaatgcTACTTGATTATCTTTACACCATATCTCCTCCTGAACCTGCAATTCCATCTCGAATTTTCACTGAGAACACTGTCTTGCCACCGGAGTCTCCTGGCACAAGCTCCTTGATGGCAGCACGCGATGGCTCAGGGGAGACACCCAAAGGAGAAATGGAAGACAAGCCAAAAGGATTTTTCTTCTGCTTTAACCAGTGTTATTGA